The Methanohalophilus levihalophilus genome has a segment encoding these proteins:
- the rpl3p gene encoding 50S ribosomal protein L3, which yields MSDTHRPRRGSLAFSPRKKAKSHIPRFRSWPESNAEPKLQGFAGYKVGMTHVVMVDDTKNSLTEGAEISVPVTILETPAIGVAAIRAYKDSSYGEKSVGEAWATDLDADIQKTIKTPVNYDSEKAIEKLASLVESGDVSDVRVITYTLPSSLTGVPKKNADIMETGISGKDVAAKFEYAKSILGSKVNINDVFNGGHMVDVAAITIGHGTQGPVKRWGIQLQKHKHSRQGSLRQVGTLGPWHPAHVSWRVPLMGQMGYHQRTEYNKRILKISSDADEINPDGGFVNYGLVRGDYVLIKGSVPGPSKRLVRLREPTRSKVSGIGEPQVLHISTQSRQG from the coding sequence ATGTCAGATACACACAGGCCAAGACGTGGTTCACTGGCTTTTAGCCCAAGAAAGAAGGCAAAAAGTCACATTCCAAGATTTAGGTCATGGCCAGAATCAAATGCTGAACCCAAATTGCAAGGGTTTGCAGGCTATAAGGTGGGTATGACCCATGTGGTCATGGTAGATGATACCAAGAACAGCCTTACCGAAGGAGCTGAGATTTCTGTTCCAGTCACTATACTTGAAACTCCGGCAATCGGGGTTGCAGCTATCAGGGCTTACAAGGATTCTTCCTATGGTGAAAAATCCGTGGGTGAAGCATGGGCAACAGACTTAGATGCAGATATTCAGAAAACAATTAAGACTCCCGTTAATTATGATTCCGAGAAAGCAATCGAAAAACTTGCTTCACTTGTTGAATCAGGAGATGTCTCAGATGTACGTGTAATTACTTACACACTTCCATCCTCTCTTACCGGTGTTCCAAAGAAGAACGCAGATATCATGGAAACCGGAATTAGTGGCAAGGATGTTGCAGCCAAATTTGAGTATGCAAAATCAATACTTGGTTCTAAAGTAAACATCAACGACGTCTTTAATGGTGGACACATGGTTGATGTGGCTGCAATCACAATCGGTCACGGAACCCAGGGTCCTGTTAAGAGATGGGGTATCCAGTTGCAGAAGCACAAACATTCCCGTCAGGGAAGTTTGAGGCAGGTAGGGACCCTTGGTCCATGGCATCCTGCTCACGTAAGCTGGAGAGTTCCATTGATGGGTCAGATGGGTTATCACCAGAGAACTGAATATAACAAACGCATTTTGAAGATCTCTTCTGATGCTGATGAAATCAATCCTGACGGCGGGTTTGTAAACTACGGACTTGTTCGTGGAGACTATGTATTGATTAAAGGTAGCGTTCCGGGACCCTCCAAGAGGTTAGTAAGACTCAGGGAGCCTACAAGGTCAAAAGTATCTGGAATTGGAGAGCCTCAGGTTCTGCATATCAGCACACAGTCCAGGCAGGGGTGA